In a single window of the Acetivibrio clariflavus DSM 19732 genome:
- a CDS encoding site-specific DNA-methyltransferase: MEEISAKPYDMIQSNIEKISQLFPNVITEIIDKNGKLKKVIDFQLLRQELSGEIVDGDFERYQLSWPGKRQAILLANTPTDKVLRVNKKESIDWENTGNLYIEGDNLDVLKILQKSYMNKIKCIYIDPPYNTGKDFIYKDDFRMETSRYLEKTGRNFSDGNELDGRFHSNWLTMMYPRLKLARNLLRDDGVIFVSIDNNELYNLQIIMNEIFGESNYVETFIWTKTATPPSLSNKSRKAAEYILCYEKNISGMKYFGSKLDNGDAPLLNSGNPIRVLNFPKGSIRFTFLKEGRFNAGKYDRVELLKDFEVKNGTNNEEVLLKGEFKWTNEFMMNEIQKGTYFIVKSPKFSVRFQRTDSEERYKPPANLLDIELNKNNGVGTNESAVKELEILGMKGYFDYPKPLSLIKKILNMVIKNDKDAIILDFFSGSATTAHAVMELNASDNGRRKYIMVQKPEPISEDCIAYKAGYRDICQIGKERILRASKIIKEQTGADIDYGVRVYKLE, from the coding sequence ATGGAGGAAATTTCAGCAAAGCCATACGATATGATACAGTCAAATATTGAAAAAATAAGTCAGCTATTTCCTAATGTTATTACAGAAATAATTGATAAAAATGGGAAGCTAAAAAAGGTCATAGATTTTCAATTGCTGAGGCAGGAATTGTCAGGGGAAATTGTAGATGGAGATTTTGAACGATATCAGCTATCCTGGCCTGGAAAAAGGCAAGCAATACTTTTGGCAAACACGCCAACGGATAAAGTTTTAAGAGTGAATAAAAAAGAAAGTATAGATTGGGAAAATACTGGGAATTTATATATTGAAGGAGATAATCTGGATGTGCTTAAAATATTGCAAAAATCTTATATGAATAAGATTAAGTGCATTTACATAGACCCTCCCTACAATACCGGAAAAGATTTTATATATAAAGATGATTTCAGGATGGAGACAAGCCGCTATCTTGAAAAAACAGGGAGGAATTTTTCTGATGGAAATGAATTGGATGGGAGATTTCATAGCAACTGGCTTACAATGATGTATCCGAGATTGAAGCTGGCAAGGAATCTTTTAAGGGATGATGGTGTTATATTTGTAAGTATTGATAATAATGAGCTTTATAATTTGCAGATAATAATGAATGAGATATTTGGAGAATCCAATTATGTCGAAACTTTCATTTGGACTAAAACTGCTACCCCACCTTCCTTGTCAAATAAAAGCAGAAAGGCGGCAGAATACATACTTTGCTATGAAAAAAATATCAGTGGAATGAAATATTTCGGAAGCAAGCTGGATAATGGAGATGCACCGCTTTTAAATAGCGGGAATCCTATACGGGTTTTAAATTTTCCTAAAGGTTCAATACGTTTTACCTTTTTGAAGGAAGGGCGTTTTAATGCCGGAAAATATGATAGAGTTGAACTGCTTAAAGATTTTGAAGTTAAAAATGGCACAAATAATGAGGAGGTTTTACTGAAAGGTGAATTCAAGTGGACAAATGAGTTTATGATGAATGAAATACAAAAAGGTACATATTTTATTGTGAAATCACCCAAGTTTTCAGTACGGTTCCAGCGTACAGACAGCGAAGAACGTTATAAGCCTCCTGCCAATTTACTGGACATTGAATTGAATAAAAATAACGGTGTGGGGACAAATGAAAGTGCGGTTAAGGAATTGGAGATTTTGGGAATGAAAGGGTACTTTGACTACCCGAAACCGCTTTCTCTGATTAAGAAAATACTGAATATGGTTATAAAGAATGATAAAGATGCTATTATTCTTGACTTTTTTTCCGGCTCTGCTACCACGGCCCATGCTGTCATGGAACTCAATGCTTCAGATAACGGCCGGCGCAAATATATAATGGTACAAAAGCCGGAACCAATATCCGAGGACTGCATAGCATATAAAGCAGGGTACAGAGATATTTGTCAGATTGGAAAAGAACGTATTTTGCGTGCTTCTAAAATTATTAAGGAACAAACGGGAGCTGATATTGACTATGGAGTTAGAGTGTATAAATTGGAATGA
- a CDS encoding CPBP family intramembrane glutamic endopeptidase, translated as MHISYLDMGDRGKNSAVRYICSILTILIFWQGIGSLLYFIPIIYVVVDNNPDTYVDLTTGRLVGIDPLIDYIFLNLTLVCFFIGVYVAMRCIHQRSIKTLITPEDKINWKKFFIGFGVYGILVILSSVADYLAAPETYRISFDAAKFFVGLPVILILTPIQTTAEELFFRGYILQGFGRKIKNTVILSVISGFIFMVPHLLNPEVFKSRSMGGFETISGVAYYFLVGFIFSVVTIKTNSLEVAMGAHMVNNLIGALLVGFSDSVFQTNTVFYTTRFEPVFNLVAMIITSIVFYFVIACLIKTPTLEDV; from the coding sequence ATGCATATTTCATATCTTGATATGGGAGATAGGGGCAAAAACTCAGCAGTTAGATATATTTGCTCCATATTGACAATACTGATTTTTTGGCAAGGGATTGGCTCTCTTCTTTATTTTATACCTATTATATATGTCGTTGTCGATAATAATCCTGACACTTATGTAGACCTTACCACAGGAAGATTGGTGGGAATCGATCCTCTGATTGATTATATATTTCTTAACCTAACGCTGGTTTGCTTTTTTATCGGTGTTTATGTTGCAATGAGATGCATTCATCAGAGAAGTATAAAAACGCTTATTACACCAGAGGATAAAATTAATTGGAAGAAATTTTTTATAGGTTTCGGAGTATATGGTATTTTGGTGATTTTGAGCAGTGTGGCTGATTATTTGGCTGCACCGGAAACTTATAGAATCAGTTTTGATGCAGCTAAGTTTTTTGTTGGGCTTCCCGTTATTCTCATACTGACACCAATACAGACAACGGCGGAAGAGCTTTTTTTTAGAGGATATATACTTCAGGGTTTTGGAAGAAAAATCAAAAACACCGTTATTTTGTCTGTGATTTCTGGTTTTATATTTATGGTACCCCATTTATTAAATCCCGAGGTATTTAAATCCCGTTCGATGGGGGGATTTGAAACAATCAGCGGAGTAGCTTACTATTTTTTGGTGGGCTTTATTTTTTCGGTTGTTACAATTAAGACCAACTCATTGGAGGTTGCGATGGGAGCACATATGGTAAACAACCTTATAGGAGCTTTGCTAGTCGGTTTTAGCGATTCGGTCTTTCAAACCAATACTGTATTTTATACCACCAGATTTGAACCTGTATTCAATCTGGTTGCGATGATTATTACTTCGATTGTTTTCTATTTTGTTATAGCATGTTTGATTAAAACTCCCACGTTAGAGGATGTTTGA
- a CDS encoding XRE family transcriptional regulator, with product MSNRIGLEISRLRKELGLTQKQLGKIIGVSEGFIIDVEAGRRILNEDLIKKLSKALRGEIAKLDIVYESENNTYKPEPKKNVEKVVEKPVQDIWNDALAGVIMTVPVYNYKMERQAEIKQLPIINNKVEGFAKDKVFYLIIEDNDMAGFRILKGDRALVYSTHEIDKDGIYFVDYKGKKTVRQVKNIEGGKLLLVSNKGSLVTETVYKKDVNIHGRLVRLEILL from the coding sequence ATGAGTAACAGAATAGGATTGGAGATAAGCAGGTTAAGAAAGGAACTTGGCCTTACACAAAAACAGTTAGGTAAAATTATTGGAGTTTCGGAAGGATTTATTATAGATGTAGAAGCAGGCAGGAGGATATTGAATGAAGATTTGATAAAAAAATTATCAAAGGCCTTGCGTGGTGAAATAGCAAAGCTTGATATTGTTTACGAAAGCGAAAATAATACTTATAAACCCGAACCTAAAAAGAATGTGGAAAAAGTAGTTGAAAAACCCGTACAGGACATTTGGAATGATGCACTGGCAGGAGTTATTATGACTGTGCCAGTTTATAACTATAAAATGGAAAGACAGGCTGAAATAAAACAACTTCCAATAATAAACAATAAAGTGGAAGGCTTTGCGAAGGATAAAGTGTTTTATCTCATTATTGAAGACAATGATATGGCAGGGTTTAGAATTTTAAAAGGAGACCGAGCATTAGTTTATAGTACGCACGAAATTGATAAAGACGGAATTTACTTTGTTGACTACAAGGGAAAGAAGACAGTGAGACAGGTGAAAAATATTGAAGGCGGTAAATTATTGCTTGTCAGCAACAAGGGAAGTCTTGTAACGGAGACTGTATACAAAAAAGATGTAAATATACACGGAAGACTGGTAAGACTGGAGATATTGTTGTAA
- a CDS encoding diguanylate cyclase, with the protein MGNVDIRLSGSFKESKRESKVFSNFINLMEDRLTPVCIFFAFIYLVIEIIQATGILPITVRAFVGIVEIGLSIFFCYRYGYLGALLCVPANAIASIKMFVLAKMMSIEIVNNSQQLSKGISIVKQQLIDYSNLADINLIFDVNTFNIYLDNLFDITNKTAGLLYCLSATRIAVIVASIMVAYISEQARKNIKRLEVLANIDAVTGLYNHRYFQTRLEEEIKRTDETKNTLGMLMIDLDNFKKYNDIYGHKIGDELLSKSSKIFLSKTGEQDIVCRYGGDEFAILLPGANSERIISVIEQIRKAFDKMMDMDEVFGLPDKVTISAGYSIYPEFAKSKDELIMQADSALYRAKNMGRNNVQLYRDVFEDIKYFFDNDEKLFAGLRAILGTVSAKDKYTLGHSERVMDYAMMIGKAMGLSEERIRLIKIAALLHDIGKVEIPESVLNKSGQLTDDDRYLLKKHPDYSVAILEPLAPGIDNLIDSIKYHHERFDGSGYPSGIKGDNIPLEARILCVADSFDAMLSDRPYRKGMRLEEVIEELKNNSGTQFDPCAVEAFLSVINENNSIQINREKGMDLLFHANC; encoded by the coding sequence ATGGGAAATGTAGATATTAGGCTAAGTGGGAGTTTTAAAGAATCAAAAAGAGAATCTAAAGTGTTTTCCAATTTTATAAATTTGATGGAAGACAGATTAACTCCAGTTTGTATTTTCTTTGCTTTTATATATTTAGTTATTGAAATTATTCAAGCGACTGGAATACTTCCTATAACTGTAAGGGCTTTTGTTGGAATTGTTGAAATAGGATTGTCAATTTTTTTCTGTTACCGATATGGGTATCTGGGAGCTTTGTTATGTGTACCTGCAAATGCTATTGCTTCCATAAAGATGTTTGTTTTGGCAAAAATGATGTCAATAGAAATAGTCAACAATTCACAGCAGCTATCAAAAGGCATATCAATAGTAAAGCAGCAGTTGATTGACTATTCAAATCTTGCCGATATTAATTTGATTTTTGATGTCAACACTTTTAATATATATCTTGATAATCTTTTTGATATTACAAATAAAACTGCAGGGTTACTTTATTGCTTATCGGCTACAAGAATTGCGGTTATAGTTGCCAGTATAATGGTTGCTTATATATCAGAGCAAGCAAGGAAGAATATAAAAAGACTGGAAGTTTTGGCTAATATAGATGCTGTAACTGGTTTATACAATCATAGGTACTTTCAGACAAGACTTGAAGAAGAAATAAAAAGAACTGATGAAACAAAAAATACTTTGGGAATGTTGATGATTGATTTGGATAACTTTAAAAAGTATAACGATATTTATGGTCACAAAATAGGGGATGAGCTGCTGTCGAAGTCTTCAAAAATATTTCTTTCTAAAACGGGTGAACAAGATATTGTGTGTAGGTATGGAGGAGATGAGTTTGCTATTCTTTTGCCAGGGGCAAATTCAGAGAGAATAATATCGGTGATTGAACAAATAAGAAAGGCCTTTGATAAGATGATGGATATGGATGAAGTTTTCGGTTTGCCCGATAAGGTCACCATATCTGCAGGCTATTCAATATATCCTGAATTTGCAAAGTCAAAAGATGAATTGATTATGCAAGCTGATAGCGCACTTTACCGGGCGAAAAATATGGGAAGAAATAATGTTCAGCTTTATAGGGATGTGTTTGAAGATATAAAATATTTCTTTGACAATGATGAAAAGTTGTTTGCCGGATTAAGGGCTATTTTGGGTACCGTATCAGCAAAAGACAAGTACACACTGGGGCACTCGGAACGTGTTATGGATTATGCAATGATGATTGGGAAAGCTATGGGACTCAGTGAGGAGAGAATAAGGCTGATTAAAATAGCAGCTTTGTTGCATGACATAGGCAAGGTGGAGATTCCTGAATCGGTATTGAACAAGAGCGGTCAGCTCACTGATGATGACAGATATTTACTTAAAAAGCATCCGGATTATAGCGTTGCCATACTTGAACCTTTAGCGCCTGGTATTGATAATCTTATAGATTCGATAAAATATCATCATGAAAGATTTGACGGTAGCGGATATCCGAGTGGTATCAAAGGAGACAATATCCCTCTTGAGGCCAGAATTTTATGTGTTGCAGATTCTTTTGATGCAATGCTGTCAGACAGACCCTATAGAAAAGGCATGAGACTGGAAGAAGTTATAGAGGAATTGAAAAACAATTCAGGTACTCAATTTGATCCTTGTGCAGTAGAGGCATTTTTAAGTGTCATTAATGAGAATAACTCAATACAAATAAATAGGGAAAAAGGGATGGACTTATTGTTTCATGCAAATTGCTGA
- a CDS encoding histidine kinase N-terminal 7TM domain-containing protein: protein MYFILPSISIVFSMSMILFSFMRGKKSSTTYSFIFCHAIMTLWTLGQILENASTNETQKWIATIIKYSAVTYIAASWLIFTLLYTNRIKNLRKACFSILVLPLLFNLAVLTNRFHYLFFSHYSMESRTYGILFWLHSIESYSYLIASIVILFITSFKCVKKHRIQYVLLAISILFPTILNILYVSRVLSLGTDLTPISFVLSSFIFFVAVFKYRFLNLLPVAITDILDAMPQVIIALDSNNEINYTNKAFQKFLPKYNPSVQNNIIAFKEYFRKKVYIDKKNLSVIDRIILEEKEPLTEELEFKWPNLNRTIIFQVNVIPIYEKGTFIGKVIIFNDITEYKHLINENIRKNESLSLMAQKLLEANLCYSEASSVSEKSLNTIGNAKKTNTI, encoded by the coding sequence TTGTATTTTATACTTCCTTCAATTTCAATTGTATTTTCGATGTCAATGATATTGTTTTCTTTTATGCGAGGTAAAAAAAGTTCAACAACATATTCATTTATTTTTTGTCATGCAATAATGACCTTATGGACTTTAGGTCAAATATTAGAAAATGCCAGCACAAACGAGACCCAAAAATGGATTGCCACAATAATAAAGTACTCTGCAGTAACTTATATAGCTGCTTCATGGCTAATATTCACTCTATTGTATACAAATAGGATAAAAAACTTAAGAAAAGCCTGTTTTTCAATACTTGTACTTCCTTTACTTTTTAATCTTGCAGTACTGACTAACAGGTTTCACTATCTGTTTTTTTCACATTACTCTATGGAATCAAGAACCTATGGTATTCTTTTCTGGCTACATAGTATAGAATCATATTCCTATTTGATTGCTTCAATTGTTATACTGTTTATTACAAGCTTTAAGTGTGTTAAAAAACACCGGATTCAATATGTACTTTTAGCTATATCAATTTTATTTCCTACAATATTAAATATTTTATACGTCTCAAGAGTTTTGTCACTGGGAACTGACCTTACTCCCATAAGCTTTGTTTTGTCATCATTTATATTCTTTGTAGCTGTTTTCAAGTATCGTTTTCTAAACCTTTTGCCCGTTGCAATTACGGATATTCTCGATGCAATGCCACAAGTAATTATAGCCTTAGACTCTAATAATGAGATTAACTATACAAATAAGGCATTTCAAAAATTTTTACCGAAATACAACCCTTCTGTTCAGAATAACATCATAGCTTTCAAGGAATATTTCAGAAAAAAAGTTTATATAGACAAAAAAAATCTCTCGGTTATTGACCGTATAATCCTGGAAGAAAAAGAGCCATTAACAGAAGAACTTGAGTTTAAGTGGCCAAATTTAAACAGAACAATAATTTTTCAGGTCAATGTAATCCCCATATATGAAAAAGGTACTTTTATAGGAAAAGTTATAATATTTAATGATATAACAGAATACAAACATTTAATCAATGAAAATATACGTAAAAATGAATCCCTATCATTGATGGCCCAAAAACTATTAGAAGCAAATCTCTGTTATAGCGAAGCTTCCTCAGTAAGCGAGAAGTCCCTGAATACCATTGGCAATGCAAAAAAGACGAACACTATATAA